Within the Rhizobium grahamii genome, the region CGCGTTTTCGGCCTCGCAACCGGCCACTCGATCAGCAGCTATATGAGAGCCCGCCGCCTGAGTGCGGCGGCGCGGCGACTGGTCGATCAGCCGGAAAGCATTCTCGAGGTTGCCCTTGATGCGGGCTATGGCTCGCACGAGGCATTCACCCGTGCCTTTCGCGACCAGTTCGGCGTTACGCCGGAGATGGTTCGCAAGCAGGGGCACACGCGCAACCTCGCACTTATGGAGCCTATCCGCATGGACCCCGCTCGCCTTCCCGAACTTGAACCGCCACGTTTCGAAACCCTGCCGTCGATGCTATTGGCCGGCTTGCAGGAGACCTACGCCTATGGCGGCAATGCGGCGATCCCCTCCCTCTGGCAAAAATTCAACATCCACTTCGGCAACATTCCCGGCCAGATCGGCAATGTCGCTTACGGCGTCTGCACGCATATCGAAGGCGAAGCCGAAAAGTTCCGCTACATGGCGGCAGTGGCGGTCGACGACCGCAGCGACCTGCCGACCGGCTTCGCAACCCTGAAGATACCGGGGCAACGCTATGCCGTCTTTGCCCATCGCGGCCATGTGTCCGGCATTCCGGCAACGATGCATCGGATTTTCGGGGAATGGATGCCGAACGCCGGCATCGAATTCGGCAACCTGCCCGACATGTTCGAGCGCTACGACGAGCGTTTCGATCCCCACACCGGCATGGGCCTGACGGAAATCTGGATTCCTGTCAGGGAATAAAACCCGTCCTGCTTTCGTATATCCCCTTGCGCGCTTGCCAAGGCAGGCCGCGTCCGTACATTGCGAGCGTCGAATTGTGACGCAAGGGGATAAACGTCGATGGAAGATATCATGATACTCGTTCAGGACCCGGCCGCCTGGGTGGCCCTCGTCACCCTTGTGGTGATGGAAGTGGTCCTCGGGATCGACAATCTGATCTTCATCTCCATTCTTACCAACAAGCTTCCGCCCGAGCACCGCGAGAAGGCCCGCAAGATCGGCATCGGTCTTGCACTCATCATGCGCCTTGCCCTCCTCGGCACCGTTGCCTGGATCGTCAAGCTGACGACGCCGGTCTTCGAATTGTTCGGCCACGGCTTTTCCTGGAAGGACCTCATCCTCATCGCCGGCGGTCTCTTCCTGCTCTGGAAGGCAACGAAGGAAATCCACCACAACGTCGATCCGGCCGATCACAACGAGGACTTCATCGGCAAGACGGTGACGACAGGCTTTGCCGCTGCAATCGGCCAGATCCTGATCCTCGACCTCGTTTTCTCGGTGGACAGCATCATCACCGCAGTCGGCATGACACCTCACCTGCCGATCATGATCATCGCCGTGATTGCCGCCGTGACCGTGATGCTTGTCGCCGCCACGCCGCTTGCCAACTTCATCGAGCGCAATCCGACGATCGTCATGCTGGCGCTCGCCTTCCTGATGATGATCGGCACGACCCTGATCGCCGAAGGCATGGGCTTCCATGTTCCGAAGGGTTACGTCTACGCCGCGATGGCATTCTCGGCGCTGGTCGAAATACTGAACATGCTGGCCCGCAATGCGCGCCAGCGGAAGAAGCAGGCCGGCCGCTAAGCCGACAAAGGCGCGGCTTCACGGCCGCGCCTAAAGCATGTCGCCAAGGCTCCAGTGATTGCTCCAGCGTGCGTCGATCTCGTCTTCGACGTTCTGGTAGCGAATATCGGTCGAGAGCCTGATCAAGTTCGCGGCACTCTGGTTCGTCGTCGCCGCGTGGATCATGTAGGGGCTGTGCAGGACGACATCCCCGGCCTCGTAATCCGCGACAAGCCAGCGCGTGTCGAAACGCTCGGCCATATCGGGCAGATCCTTCGAAACCCAGCCACCCTCCGTCATGTTGCGGTTGAAGGCGCTGATCTTCTCCTCAGCCGAGAGGCCGAGGCTCTTTCTCGCGAACTCGTCCTCCATGCGGCTGCCGATCGCGTGTGATCCCTCGAGATAGACGAGGCCCCCCATATCGACGGGCGTGTCGCCGATCGGAATCCAGGCCGTCACCAGACGGCTGGTACCGCCGCGCAGATAGACGAGATCATAGTGGGCGGGGGTCGCCGTGGTCGTGCCGGGCAAGGTGAAACGCATGATCTTCCGCTTGTGCAGATAGGAGATGCCGGAGAGGAACGCATCCATGAACCGCGCAAGCTGTGGCTGCGTGCAGAAGCCTTCGAACGCGACGGAACGGACAAGCGACATCAGGATTCGATCGACCTGCGACTTCTC harbors:
- a CDS encoding phytanoyl-CoA dioxygenase family protein, with amino-acid sequence MSSTALKAETGLPSDLIANGKVLSAAPHRMGRLVPTDPGIGLEAIRSLYEEHGYVWLKGFLKRSDVLEFRGWVFSHLAAAGLIEEGSDPILGLAASQSPEKSQVDRILMSLVRSVAFEGFCTQPQLARFMDAFLSGISYLHKRKIMRFTLPGTTTATPAHYDLVYLRGGTSRLVTAWIPIGDTPVDMGGLVYLEGSHAIGSRMEDEFARKSLGLSAEEKISAFNRNMTEGGWVSKDLPDMAERFDTRWLVADYEAGDVVLHSPYMIHAATTNQSAANLIRLSTDIRYQNVEDEIDARWSNHWSLGDML
- a CDS encoding TerC family protein, coding for MEDIMILVQDPAAWVALVTLVVMEVVLGIDNLIFISILTNKLPPEHREKARKIGIGLALIMRLALLGTVAWIVKLTTPVFELFGHGFSWKDLILIAGGLFLLWKATKEIHHNVDPADHNEDFIGKTVTTGFAAAIGQILILDLVFSVDSIITAVGMTPHLPIMIIAVIAAVTVMLVAATPLANFIERNPTIVMLALAFLMMIGTTLIAEGMGFHVPKGYVYAAMAFSALVEILNMLARNARQRKKQAGR
- a CDS encoding AraC family transcriptional regulator is translated as MSAVGRAIWFIESHFGNDISLEEISDVAGLSRYHLSRVFGLATGHSISSYMRARRLSAAARRLVDQPESILEVALDAGYGSHEAFTRAFRDQFGVTPEMVRKQGHTRNLALMEPIRMDPARLPELEPPRFETLPSMLLAGLQETYAYGGNAAIPSLWQKFNIHFGNIPGQIGNVAYGVCTHIEGEAEKFRYMAAVAVDDRSDLPTGFATLKIPGQRYAVFAHRGHVSGIPATMHRIFGEWMPNAGIEFGNLPDMFERYDERFDPHTGMGLTEIWIPVRE